In the genome of Patagioenas fasciata isolate bPatFas1 chromosome 12, bPatFas1.hap1, whole genome shotgun sequence, one region contains:
- the TM2D3 gene encoding TM2 domain-containing protein 3 isoform X1, with product MAAPVTVRTLRSVCSAALFLSQLYVLSGRAGSLMTTKHAQPQSTFAKSLTSTSTNTPYFKAAESTEIPSYVTKCPSNGLCSRLPPDCMTCNTNYSCIYGKPATFDCRVKPHVHCVDQNNHEQENFTINMTCQFCWQLATTDYVCTNSTSCMTVSCPRQRYNATCTVRDHIHCLGNRVFPKMLYCNWTGGYKWSTALALSITLGGFGADRFYLGQWREGLGKLFSFGGLGIWTLIDVLLIGVGYVGPADGSLYI from the exons ATGGCGGCGCCGGTGACTGTACGCACCCTGCGGAGTGTCTGCAGCGCCGCGCTGTTCCTGTCCCAGCTCTACGTGCTGTCCGGCCGCG caGGATCTTTGATGACCACAAAGCATGCCCAGCCACAGTCTACATTTGCAAAAAGCCTAACTTCAACAAGCACAAATACTCCTTATTTTAAAGCAGCAG AAAGTACAGAAATTCCATCTTACGTGACGAAGTGTCCCAGCAACGGGCTTTGCAGTAGGTTGCCACCAGACTGTATGACATGTAACACAAACTATTCCTGTATATATGGGAAACCGGCCACTTTTGAttgcagagtcaagccacatgTTCATTGTGTC GATCAGAATAACCACGAGCAGGAGAACTTTACGATTAACATGACGTGCCAGTTCTGCTGGCAGCTTGCGACGACGGATTATGTATGTACCAACTCCACAAGCTGCATGACGGTTTCTTGTCCGCGACAACGATATAATGCCACTTGCACAGTGCGGGATCATATTCATTGCCTGG GTAATCGTGTTTTTCCTAAGATGCTCTATTGCAACTGGACTGGAGGTTATAAATGGTCAACTGCCTTGGCACTAAG CATCACCCTTGGTGGATTCGGTGCTGATCGCTTCTATTTGGGCCAGTGGCGGGAAGGTCTGGGAAAACTCTTCAGCTTTGGTGGACTTGGCATTTGGACACTCATTGATGTGCTGCTGATAGGTGTTGGCTATGTGGGGCCTGCGGATGGTTCTCTTTATATTTAA
- the MAPDA gene encoding N6-Methyl-AMP deaminase isoform X2 yields MKKLMAQKPNLQIQNGMTMIDKGKKRTLDECFQMFQIIYQITTRTEDILLITKDVIKEFADDGVKYLELRSTPREEKSTGMTKRMYVETVLEGIKQCKEEGLDIDVRLLIAINRRGGPAVAKQTVKLAEEFLLSTDGVVVGLDLSGDPTAGHGQDFLEPLSEAKTAGLKLALHLSEIPNREEETKVLLGLPPDRIGHGTFLNSATAGSEELVPLVRQNRIPIELCMTSNIKTQTVPSCDKHHFGYWYNMGHPAVLCTDDKGVFATDLSQEYELVAKTFNLTRSQMWDLSYESIDYIFASSVVKSKLREQWCKLKPTLFD; encoded by the exons ATGAAGAAGCTTATGGCCCAGAAACCAAACCTTCAGATCCAGAATGGAATGACCATGATtgacaaaggaaagaaaagaacctTAGATGA aTGTTTTCAGATGTTTCAGATCATCTATCAGATCACCACTAGGACTGAAGATATTTTACTG ATAACTAAAGATGTTATTAaagaatttgctgatgatggtgtCAAGTACCTGGAATTGAGGAGCACTCCTAGGGAAGAAAAGTCCACAG GTATGACCAAAAGGATGTATGTTGAAACTGTACTTGAGGGTATAAAGCAGTGTAAAGAAGAAGGCTTGGACATAGATGTCAG ATTGTTAATAGCGATAAATAGACGAGGCGGTCCGGCAGTCGCTAAGCAGACTGTTAAACTTGCTGAAGAGTTCCTGCTTTCCACTGATGGGGTTGTAGTAGGACTTGACCTCAGTGGTGATCCCACT gcagGACATGGTCAAGATTTTTTGGAACCACTCTCAGAAGCAAAAACAGCAGGTCTAAAGCTGGCATTGCACCTTTCAGAG ATTCCCAATCGAGAAGAGGAGACCAAAGTTCTCCTGGGCCTGCCTCCTGACAGAATTGGACATGGAACATTTCTCAACTCCGCAACAGCAGGCTCAGAAGAGTTAGTGCCACTTGTTCGACAGAATCGCATACCTATTG AACTTTGCATGACATCAAACATCAAAACTCAGACTGTGCCTTCCTGTGACAAACACCATTTTGGATACTGGTACAACATGGGCCACCCTGCAGTGCTTTGT ACTGATGACAAAGGCGTCTTTGCAACAGATCTATCGCAAGAGTACGAGCTGGTTGCAAAAACATTTAATCTGACTCGATCGCAGATGTGGGATCTTTCCTATGAATCGATTGACTATATCTTTGCTTCAAGTGTGGTAAAATCAAAGCTAAGGGAACAGTGGTGTAAACTGAAGCCAACTCTGTTTGATTAA
- the TM2D3 gene encoding TM2 domain-containing protein 3 isoform X2 — MAAPVTVRTLRSVCSAALFLSQLYVLSGRGSLMTTKHAQPQSTFAKSLTSTSTNTPYFKAAESTEIPSYVTKCPSNGLCSRLPPDCMTCNTNYSCIYGKPATFDCRVKPHVHCVDQNNHEQENFTINMTCQFCWQLATTDYVCTNSTSCMTVSCPRQRYNATCTVRDHIHCLGNRVFPKMLYCNWTGGYKWSTALALSITLGGFGADRFYLGQWREGLGKLFSFGGLGIWTLIDVLLIGVGYVGPADGSLYI; from the exons ATGGCGGCGCCGGTGACTGTACGCACCCTGCGGAGTGTCTGCAGCGCCGCGCTGTTCCTGTCCCAGCTCTACGTGCTGTCCGGCCGCG GATCTTTGATGACCACAAAGCATGCCCAGCCACAGTCTACATTTGCAAAAAGCCTAACTTCAACAAGCACAAATACTCCTTATTTTAAAGCAGCAG AAAGTACAGAAATTCCATCTTACGTGACGAAGTGTCCCAGCAACGGGCTTTGCAGTAGGTTGCCACCAGACTGTATGACATGTAACACAAACTATTCCTGTATATATGGGAAACCGGCCACTTTTGAttgcagagtcaagccacatgTTCATTGTGTC GATCAGAATAACCACGAGCAGGAGAACTTTACGATTAACATGACGTGCCAGTTCTGCTGGCAGCTTGCGACGACGGATTATGTATGTACCAACTCCACAAGCTGCATGACGGTTTCTTGTCCGCGACAACGATATAATGCCACTTGCACAGTGCGGGATCATATTCATTGCCTGG GTAATCGTGTTTTTCCTAAGATGCTCTATTGCAACTGGACTGGAGGTTATAAATGGTCAACTGCCTTGGCACTAAG CATCACCCTTGGTGGATTCGGTGCTGATCGCTTCTATTTGGGCCAGTGGCGGGAAGGTCTGGGAAAACTCTTCAGCTTTGGTGGACTTGGCATTTGGACACTCATTGATGTGCTGCTGATAGGTGTTGGCTATGTGGGGCCTGCGGATGGTTCTCTTTATATTTAA
- the MAPDA gene encoding N6-Methyl-AMP deaminase isoform X1, producing MAAERERELRFYRQLPKVELHAHLNGCISSATMKKLMAQKPNLQIQNGMTMIDKGKKRTLDECFQMFQIIYQITTRTEDILLITKDVIKEFADDGVKYLELRSTPREEKSTGMTKRMYVETVLEGIKQCKEEGLDIDVRLLIAINRRGGPAVAKQTVKLAEEFLLSTDGVVVGLDLSGDPTAGHGQDFLEPLSEAKTAGLKLALHLSEIPNREEETKVLLGLPPDRIGHGTFLNSATAGSEELVPLVRQNRIPIELCMTSNIKTQTVPSCDKHHFGYWYNMGHPAVLCTDDKGVFATDLSQEYELVAKTFNLTRSQMWDLSYESIDYIFASSVVKSKLREQWCKLKPTLFD from the exons ATGGCGGCGGAGCGGGAGCGGGAGCTGCGCTTCTACCGGCAGCTGCCCAAAGTG GAACTTCATGCGCATTTGAACGGCTGCATCAGCTCTGCCACTATGAAGAAGCTTATGGCCCAGAAACCAAACCTTCAGATCCAGAATGGAATGACCATGATtgacaaaggaaagaaaagaacctTAGATGA aTGTTTTCAGATGTTTCAGATCATCTATCAGATCACCACTAGGACTGAAGATATTTTACTG ATAACTAAAGATGTTATTAaagaatttgctgatgatggtgtCAAGTACCTGGAATTGAGGAGCACTCCTAGGGAAGAAAAGTCCACAG GTATGACCAAAAGGATGTATGTTGAAACTGTACTTGAGGGTATAAAGCAGTGTAAAGAAGAAGGCTTGGACATAGATGTCAG ATTGTTAATAGCGATAAATAGACGAGGCGGTCCGGCAGTCGCTAAGCAGACTGTTAAACTTGCTGAAGAGTTCCTGCTTTCCACTGATGGGGTTGTAGTAGGACTTGACCTCAGTGGTGATCCCACT gcagGACATGGTCAAGATTTTTTGGAACCACTCTCAGAAGCAAAAACAGCAGGTCTAAAGCTGGCATTGCACCTTTCAGAG ATTCCCAATCGAGAAGAGGAGACCAAAGTTCTCCTGGGCCTGCCTCCTGACAGAATTGGACATGGAACATTTCTCAACTCCGCAACAGCAGGCTCAGAAGAGTTAGTGCCACTTGTTCGACAGAATCGCATACCTATTG AACTTTGCATGACATCAAACATCAAAACTCAGACTGTGCCTTCCTGTGACAAACACCATTTTGGATACTGGTACAACATGGGCCACCCTGCAGTGCTTTGT ACTGATGACAAAGGCGTCTTTGCAACAGATCTATCGCAAGAGTACGAGCTGGTTGCAAAAACATTTAATCTGACTCGATCGCAGATGTGGGATCTTTCCTATGAATCGATTGACTATATCTTTGCTTCAAGTGTGGTAAAATCAAAGCTAAGGGAACAGTGGTGTAAACTGAAGCCAACTCTGTTTGATTAA